CACTCAGACTGATCAGTGATGACACCAGCATGAAAAGCATATTTGCTCGCAATTCACTTAAATAGGGATTATCGATGAGCAATACCAGCGGTATACCACCCAGTCCCCGCAGCACATAAGCCGCAGATATCAACACCAGAGCGAACTTGCAGAACGGCAATCGACGAATCATGCCGACAGCGCTGAACGCATAAGCCGCCCAGGCTGCAAAGATCAACGCGACACCGGTTGTGAGGATCGCTGGATAGATCGAGCCGTTATCGGCCATAGTTGCCAGTTCTTCGCCGGCACCGAAAAAGCGATACCAGTCACCACCGGCAATGATGATGGCAACATGAAGCAAAGCAATGGTCAGACTACAGCCTCCAGCGAGCACTAAGATACGAGCTTTCAAAACATCCCCCATTGCATTAAACATACAGGTAAAAATATAGAAGAGTTATAATGCATAAACCGTGACGAGCCCATAGGAGTTTTTCAAGATTCTGTTACAATAAAACGCAAATCAGAGGACCCTATTCAAGGGTTGCCACCTCTGACTCGACAAGAAAAATCAGATATCAATAAATCGATCACCCCGGAAAGAAACCAGAATGTCTGTTGCTGCCACATGTTACCGCCCTGTTCACCGGCTTATTTTCATCTTGTTTCTATTCATACCATTGGCATTAAGTGGCTGCCAATATTTTGCCGGAACACGCGCCGGGACAGTGGAACCACCGCTTGAAGAAAAAATCGGCCAGCTGTTGCTGGTAGGGTTTCGCGGTCAAACTCTGGAACAGGCTCCCACCCTTGTCAAAGATGTTCAAAAACGCCATCTCGGCGGTGTCATTTTGTTTGATGTCGACGTTCAACTCGGCCAGACAGGACGCAATATTGCCACCCCCGCTCAGCTGCAACAACTAACATCAAACCTTCAGGCATTATCCGACCAGCCTTTGCTGATCGCTATTGATCAGGAGGGGGGACGCATTGCCCGGCTCAAACCGGCCCAGGGCTTCCCCGCCACGCCTTCCCATCACGAACTCGGCGAGGCGGCGGACCTCCATCAGACCTTTGAACAGAGTAAAGCGCTGGCAAATACACTGGAAAACATGGGGTTCAATCTGAACCTGGCCCCGGTGGTCGATCTGTGCAGCAATCCCGATAATCCGGTGATAGCAAAACTCGATCGCTGTTTTTCCGCAAATCCTGAAAAAGTCTCAGAGCAGGCATCTGCCTACATCGCCGGCCATCATCAGACATGTGTCCTGACCTGTCTCAAACACTTTCCCGGCCATGGCAGTTCAACAACAGATTCCCATCAGGGTTTTACCGATATCACTGCCAGCTGGAGCGAAGGCGAACTCATCCCCTACCGTGACCTGATTCAGCATGGGCGCGTTGATGCCATCATGACGGCTCACGTCTTCAATGCCCGTCTGGATGCGAATGATCCGGCCACGTTGTCGAAACCTATTATCAGTGGCCTGTTGCGCGGGGTACTGGGGTATGAGGGGGTCGTTATTTCAGACGACCTGCAGATGAAAGCGATCAGCGATCATTACGGGCTGGAAACAGCCATTGAAAAAGCACTCAATGCCGGAGTGGATATGCTGGTGTTCGGCAACAACCTCAGCTACAACGAACACTGTGTAGAGCAGGCTGTTGACATGATCCGCCGTCTGGTCAAACAGGGTAGAATCAGTGAGGAAAGGATCAATGAATCCTGGCAGCGTATCACCATGCTAAAACGACGCCTGAGCGTCAAACAGCATCGCAGGCACTCAAGCGATCTGCTCACCGTTGACACTCACCTGCAAGGAACCTTCGGCGCTAAAGCCAAGTGAAAAATCACCGGCGGAGTGTTGTCCGTCAAACAGATCGGTGTATTTGGACATCAGAACAGCGATTTCACCATCTGACATCCCCTGGCTTTCCTCCTGGAATTGTGCAGCGCGCTGAATACCTGCCAAATGGGAGGACAAGGCATTCACGGTACTCATTTCACGCGCTAAAGCAGGGTTTTCATCGAGCATTTGGGTAAATTCTTCGGCATAAGGATAGTCCTGCGGTAACACCAGCTGTCCCCGATTATCATACTGGATGCTCTCCGGTGCGACAGGGATCTGATAATCGCTCATCAGCCCCGGCAACGTGTTGGAGATATGCGTGGCCAACGCATTGATATTATTTTCGCTGGGAAACAGCAACGGTGGAAGTGACTCAATTCCACCTGAAAACGATTTCTCAGAGGGAGTAAAATATGCATCAATATCCAGCTCAACATCGCCTTTGTTGGTATTGAACACAGCGGTGGAAGAACGTTGAACCTGCGTTTCAGACTGACTTGCCGCTAACTCACGCGCCTGAGCGGATAGTGTCACCGTATCCTGCCGGCTTGGGGTAGCCGTCGAAAAGTTCTGACCTGACTGAGTGGCTGGTGGGACCACTGACGATGAACGATTGATAGCACCATAAACATCATAACCCTGAGCGGAAAAGACCTGCATAACCTCTCCTCTACCAAAAACAGTTCATCAGAAAATTAATACCAACTATGAAATCTCTCTACTTATCGGCGCGCCTTCAGAAAAATTAACTTTTTATTTGTCGGCACGATTGAAACGCTCTTTGAGAGGGTCTATGATCAGCCCATGACTGACTACTCTCCTCCGCTTTATCTGCGCAACGGACACCTGCAAACCATTTATCCGACGCTGTTTCGCAAACTCCGTTGTCCCGTCTATCAGCGGGAACGAATCTTTACACCCGATGATGATTTTCTCGATCTGGACTGGTCCTGTGTCAATGGCAAAACATTAGTCATTCTCTGTCACGGGCTGGAAGGCAATTCGACCCGTGACTACATCAAAGGGATGGTCAAGGCAGTCAATGGGCAGGGAATGGATGCTGTGGCGTGGAATTATCGTGGCTGCAGCGGTGAGCCGAATCGGCAGAAAATCATGTACCACAACGGCGCCACGTATGATCTGGAGACTGTCGTACAACATGCCGCAACTAGCGGTCGCTATGAGCACATTTTCCTGATTGGCTTTTCTATGGGCGGTAATCTCGCCCTCCTCTACGCCGGGCAACAGGCCAAAAATATCTATCCTTTGATCCGGGGCGTTGTCGGCTTTTCCGTGCCCTGCGAACTCGGTCACAGCAGCCAGGCACTAGAACATCCGTCTTGTGCTATCTACATGAAACGCTTCCTGATCAAACTTCACAAAAAGCTTCTCGACAAAAGCGCACAGTTTCCAGATCACATTTCCATCGAAAACTATCACCAGATCAAAACATTCAAACAATTTGATGATCGCTACACCGCCCCGCTGCATGGCTTTGCTGACGCACAAGATTACTGGTACCGTTGCAGTTGCAATCGCCATCTGACACGAATCAATGTTCCCACCCTGATCGTCAACGCGTTAGATGATCCGTTTCTCATCAACGACTGTTATCCGCGAGACCTGGTCAAAGCCAATCCCTGCTTGACCCTGGAAACGCCGCGCTATGGCGGTCACGTTGGCTTCATGCTACCGGGGCAAACCTATTGGTCTGAACAGCGCGCTCTATCTTTTATCCAAAAACAGCTTAATTCGCACGCCATCACAGCCTGATCACATTATAAAATTCACAGGCAAAAAAACATTGCACCTAAATAGATAGGATGTTAACTATTAGAAATGAAAACTAACGGAATCAAACGTTGGGCGGCACTGTCTCCGCTGATTATAGCTGTCGGGCACGCCTGGAAACGCCGCGTCAATCAGGAATTGACCGATCACAACATCTCAACGGCGACCGCTTTGCCGATCATCATGCTGATACGTCAGGAAAAACCGATGCGCCAATGTGAACTGGCTGAGGTGCTGGGCATTGAAGGGCCGTCACTGGTGCGAGTGATCGACGGTATGGAGCAAAGCGGCTTTGTCGAACGGATTACCGACCCTTCCGACCGCCGTGCCCGCCTGCTGGTCCTGGGCGATGCCGGACGTGAAGTCGGTGCTGAAGTAGAAAAAATCCTTGCCGAGCTGCGCATGACCATGCTGGAAGATGCCGACCCGGATGATGTCGATGCCACCATTCGTGTCCTCACTCTGCTGGCCAATCGGCTGGGAGCCTCACCACTGGATCCGGCGCAAACATGACCCAACGCGCACCATTTCGCCCCACCGTTCAACAAGTTGTTTTTTCACTGAAAACATTCTCTGCTGCGATGCTGGCCTACTACATTGCCCTGCGCTTTGATCTGCCACGCCCGTTCTGGGCTGTGGTGACGGTCTATGTGGTCGCCCATCCGTTGACCGGGGTCACCACATCCAAAGCGCATTACCGGCTAATCGGCACGATCATCGGCGGCATCGCCACGGTGATACTTGTTCCACTGCTGGTTTCATCACCCTTCCTGCTTACTTTGGCCATCGGTGTCTGGATCGGGCTGTGTCTGTTTTTCAGTCTGCTCGATCCGACACCACGCGCCTATGTTTTTATGCTGGCAGGCTATACCCTGGCGATCACCGGCTTCATGTTGACCGGCACCCCGGAAGACTCCTTTCTTTACGCCGTGTCACGGGTTGAAGAGATCGGCATCGGCCTGGTCTGTTCGGCGGTGATTAACCGGGTCGTTTTTCCTCTTCCAGCCGGTGACGTGGTTCTGCGCCAGATCACGGCCTGGATGACGGATGCGACCCGTTTGACCATCGATAGCCTGGACCTGAACAGCCGGGCCGAAAATACCCTGAAAGACCGGCAAAAACTGGCAGCTGACGTGCGGGAGTTGGGACAATTTATTTCCCACTTGTCGTACGACACCTCCAAGCTGACCAATCTGGCGGACCTTGTCCGTTTATTGCAGTGGCGCATGACGCGATTGCTGCCCTCGTTGTCAACGCTGCACGACCGCATGCTGGCCCTGCAGTCCGATCAGGGCTGTCTGTCGGAAGATCTTCAGCAACTGATTCGTCAGGTGGTGATCTGGGTCAAGTGGACGGGCGCAACAAGCGCTCCCCAGCCCGACGTTCCTACGACACGCCAGTTATATCAAGCCATCACCGCGACGGAAAAAAAGCATTGCGAACACAACTGGTGTGACCTGCTCACCGTCAATTTTTGCCAGCATTTGCGACTGTTGATTAAAAGCTGGAATGACTGTACCTCACTCCACAAAGCCATCATCGGCAACGATCAGCAGATCCGCTTTCAATGGCAACGTTCGGCACGGTTACTCGACCGTGCCCGCCATCAGCATCGTGATTACGGCATGGCTTTTCTGTCGGCGATTACCGTGGTTATTTCAACCAGTGTGGCAACCCTGTTCTGGATTGCCAGCGGTTGGCAGGATGGGGCCGGGATCGCTCAATTGGCTGCGATTTTCTGTTGTCTGTTCGCGACCCTGGACGATCCGGTGCCGCTGATTCGCAAGTTCGCCCTGTTTACCGCCGTGTCCATCGCCATCGCCGCCTGTTATCAACTGGCGATTTTCCCGCGCGTGGACGGTTTTCCTGCCTTAGCGGCCTCCCTTGGTCTGTCATTGATCCCGGCGGGTTTGCTGGTGGCTATGCCGCCCTTCAGCGTGATCGGTGCCGTCGTCAGCGTTAACATCCCAATGGCGATCAACCTGCAAGGCCACCTCAATGCCGACTTCGCCACGTTTGCCAATGCCAATATCGCCACCCTGATCGGCTTTGCCACCGCCGGAATCACCACGGCCATCGTCCGCTCCATCGGCGCGGAAACCAGCGCCAAGCGCTTGTTGAAAAACAGCTGGCACGACCTGGAAAAGCTGGCAACAACCAAACGTCTGGAACAGATTCGTCCTTTTTCGCAACGACAGATGGATCGCCTGGCATTGATGGTTCCTCGCCTAGCCGTCCTGCCACCCGACTCGTCGCTGGCGGCCAGTGATTTTTTCCGTGAAATGCGTATGGGGCTGAACATGATGGAACTTCACAAACATAAAAAGCGTCTGTCACCTGATCTGCAGTGCAGCATTGACGACATTCTCAGGTGTCTGGCCGCGCATTATCAGTGCAAACGCCGTGTGGGTCATGCCCATACGGAAGATGAAGCCCATCTGGTTCGCCTGTTGGACCAAACATTGATCCAAGCCTTCAACTCATTGTCAACACGTTCCCGAGTCGTTCAGGCGCTCATCGGTCTGCGCCGAGGCATTGATGCGCTGCCGCCGACATGTTCAAAAACAACAGCTGAAAAGGTTTACTCATAATGGGACAGGTTGTGGATCTTTACGGCGTCTATCTGCCGATACTCACCGGATTGGCACTGATTGCCTATGTGTTCAACAGTTCGCTGAAACGTGCTCTGCTGCGTTGCAACTTCTACCGTTTTGTCTGGCATCCGCCTTTGTTCAATACCGCCAGCTATCTCATCATTTTGTGGGCGCTCTCCGCCCTGACAAGGATCCATTGAGCATGAAAAGCACCCCCGCTTTCGGACGTATTCTCTTCACCCTGGCCATGGTTATTTGTGCAGGCATTCTCAGTTTGCATTTATGGGATTACTACATGGAGGCGCCCTGGACCCGTGATGGGCGCATCTGCGTTGATGTCGTCAATCTCTCCTCCGATGTGTCCGGCCTGGTCAGCGATGTTTTGGTTCAAGACAATCAATTGGTCCACAAAGGCGATGTGCTATTTCGCATCGACAGAGCGCGTTTTGAATTGGCCTTTGAACAGACTAAAGCCCGTGTGTCGAGCACTCAAGCGGAATTGAAACTGGCCCAAAGCAACCTGGATCGTTATGAGAAGCTACAGGCCACCGCTGCGGTGACCCGTCAACAACTCGAGCAGGTTGAAACAGCGCATAAACAAGCGGTGGCTGCTTATGATCAGGCGCGTGCTGATTATGATCTGGCCGCCTACAATCTCAAATGCACCGAAATCAAAGCGCCAGTCAATGGTATGGTCACCAACCTGTCGTTATGGCCTGGAAACTATGTCAAAGCCGGCGAATCGTCTATCGCCCTGATCAATACGGACTCATTCTATGTGGCGGGATATTTTGAGGAGATCAAACTGGAGCGGATTCATGTCGGTGACAGCGCCATCGTCTCACCAATGGGTAGCCCGCTGACACTCAACGGCCATGTGGAAAGCATCACCTACGGCATCAATGATCGTGAACGCAGCAAGGACAGTCTTCTGGTGGATATCAATCCCACCTTCTCCTGGGTGCGGCTGGCACAACGCATTCCGGTGCGCATTCATCTCGACAGCGTCCCAGAATCAGTGCGTCTGGTCGCCGGGAGAACGGTTAGTGTGGCCATTGTCGAAGGCAGTGGCTCCTAACAGACAAACACCCGTTAAACCGTCATATCGATGGTCGTTCCGGTGGTCGCGGTATCGTTGCTGTCAGAACCACTGGCAGTTGTCACTGTCGAGGTTGTGTCACTCGTGTCAGTCGACGATTCCGAAGTTGTGGTGTCTGTACCCTCGACAGACGCCGTCTCTTCTTCACTGTAGTAATCGGTCAACATGTCACTGATGGCATCGGCATTCAATTGCATCATCACCGCGTTATACAAGCCTGAATAGGCACCATAATCACTGTCGGAATCGGTATCCGTTAACTCACTTAACGAATCAACCAACTCTTGAGTCAGGCTCAAGGAAACCGAATCCTCCGTAGTTGACGTTGTGGTTTCTTCCGTATCCGTGGTTTCCGAACTCTCGGCCGTCTCAGTCTCGGAACTGCTGTAGTAGCTCTCCAGGGCGGAATAAAGCGATGATGTGATGGAAGACAGGCTGCTCATGACAGAATCCTTTCGCCTCAGAGCTTCTGCAAAAAACCAATCACGGCGTTTTGCAAGAAACTCCTCTATCAAAGGGAAAAATCTGCCTTACAGTGTAACGGTTGTCATCTCAACTTAAGTGAAGAGTGTGTAAAGTAACGTAAAAAACGACCGTATGGTTACGGCCACACGGCATCCTTTTTCAGCAAGCGACACCCAGGATAACGTGTGACGCTTTAAAAAACGCGCAGGCGCGGCTGCCGGGTTGCAATTTCATATGTTGGGCACTTTCAGCCGTAATCACGGCGCTGATCGTATCACCACCAGGAATTTCGAGATCCACTTCCGTATTCACCGGTCCGTTGAGCAGCCTGCGGACCGTTCCCTCGAAAAGATTTCCCGCACTGATACGAAGCCCGTCCAGATCATCGGCAACGACAACAGACCCGGCCTGTATAAGCGCATAAACCGACAGGCCTTCGTGCAATTCCAGCGACTCAGCTGCACTGCGTGTAACAATGGCATGCAGCAAACTGCCCCCTTTAAGAGTCAGAGTCGCTTTGGCATGAACCGTGCCATAGGAGACGTTCGCTAAAGTTCCGTACAACACATTACGGGCACTGACCTTGACCGTCACCCGATCCAGAAAGTTCTCCAAGCCGCTCAAATCACCAAGTTTTTCTTCCAGACTTACGAGAAATGATTGATGCTCCTGCTGCAACAGCTGGTATTTGCGTATAATTTCCTTGCCAAGGTCGGTCAGATGCGTCCCACCGCCCCCTTTACCACCGCTGGCCTTTTCGACCAGTGGGAAATCGGAAAGGTTGTTAATCAGGTTAACCGCATCCCAGGCAGTCCGGTAGCTGATACCAAGAGCCTTGGCCGCTTTGTTGATAGATCCCAGTTCATCGATTTTTTCCAGAAGGCAAATTTTATCTCTGCCGACAAAGGGTTTATCCGCTTTGTGAAACCATAGCTGGCCTGCCAAACCAACGGATTCAAGTATTTCTTCCATACAATCTTCCTGCCCTGCTTATTTGGTGAATTTTCTCTATTCGGCGGAGAAGAAGCATAACGTACATCCCTGAACAATCCCATGAGAATCCGTACCCGAAGGAACGACTCAAGCCATCTCCATAAACAGTATCGTCACGAGAACACCCCTCTTTAAAAAGAATAATCAATAAAGCAAGTACCTGAAATTAAAAGAATTACTCTATAGATAAACAGCCATGCCGCACAATTTTCTTTCTCCTCTGGCACGCTCTTCGCTCTAGACGAAAACAACATCATCGAACGCATCATCACCAAAATCATTCAACAGGATCACCAAAAGGAGCGACATCATGACCAGAAAAATTGCGATTTACGGCAAAGGCGGTATCGGCAAATCAACCACCACCCAAAACACGGCGGCAGCCCTCGCCCACTTCCACGACAAAAAAATCTTCATCCACGGCTGTGATCCCAAGGCGGATTCCACCCGGCTGATCCTTGGCGGCAAGCCGCAGGAAACCCTGATGGATATGCTGCGCGACTACGGCGCGGAAAAAATCACCAACGAGATGGTCATCAAGAATGGCTACAAAAACATTCAGTGTGTTGAATCAGGTGGCCCGGAACCGGGCGTCGGCTGTGCCGGTCGCGGCGTTATTACCGCCATCGACCTGATGGAGGAAAACGGCGCCTACACTGATGACCTGGATTTCATCTTTTTCGACGTTCTCGGCGACGTGGTCTGTGGCGGTTTTGCCATGCCGATCCGCGATGGTAAGGCCGAAGAGGTCTACATCGTCGCCTCCGGTGAAATGATGGCCGTTTATGCCGCCAACAACATCTGCAAGGGCCTGACCAAATACGCCAAGCAAAGCGGCGTGCGCCTCGGCGGCATCATCTGCAACAGCCGCAATGTCGATGGCGAACTGGGCCTGATGAAAGAGTTTACCGAAGCCCTGGGCACCAAGATGATCCACTTTGTCCCACGCGATAACATCGTCCAGAAAGCTGAATTCCAGAAAAAAACCGTCACTGAATTCGACCCGGAAGAAAATCAGGCCCAGGAATACTGCGAACTGGCCCGCAAAATCATTGAAAACGAGGATTTTGTCATTCCCAAGCCGCTGACCATGGATGAGCTGGAAGACATGGTCGTCAAGTACGGGCTGGCCGACTGAAACAACACCTTTTTCACCCACAAGGAGAGCACACCATGCCTTATCATGAGTTTGAATGCAGCAAGGTGATCCCCGAACGGCGGGACCATGCCGTGATCAAGGGCAAGGGAGAGGATCTGACCTCTTGTCTGCCCAAAGGGTATCTCAACACCATTCCCGGCACCATTTCCGAACGCGGCTGCGCCTACTGCGGCGCCAAGCACGTCATCGGCACGCCGATGAAGGACGTCATCCATATCAGCCACGGTCCGGTCGGTTGTACCTACGACACCTGGCAGACCAAGCGCTATATCAGTGATAACGACAACTTTCAGCTCAAATACACCTTCGCCACCGACGTGAAGGAGAAACACATCGTTTTCGGCGCCGAGAAACTGCTGAAACAGAACATTATCGAAGCGTTCAAGGCCTTCCCTGAACGCAAACGGATGACCATCTATCAGACCTGTGCCACCGCTCTGATCGGTGACGACATCAGTGCCATCGCCGACGAAGTAATGGAAGAATTGCCGGGCGTGGACATCTTCGTCTGCAACTCCCCTGGCTTCGGCGGTCCCAGTCAGTCCGGTGGCCACCATAAAATCAACATTGCTTGGATCAACCAGAAAGTCGGCACGCTGGAACCGGAAATCACCAGCGACTACGTCATCAACTACGTCGGCGAATACAACATCCAGGGCGATCAGGAAGTGATGCTCGATTTCTTCAACCGCATGGGTATTCAGGTGTTGTCCACCTTTACCGGCAACGGCAAGTACGACGATCTGCGCTGCATGCACCGCGCCCACCTCAATGTGCTGGAATGCGCCCGCTCCGCTGAGTACATCTGCGATGAACTGCGCGAGCGCTACGGCATTCCGCGCCTGGACATCGATGGTTTCGGTTTTAGAGCCCTCGGTGATTCGTTACGCAAGATCGGTCTGTTTTTCGGCATTGAAGATCGCGCCGAAAAAATCATCGCCGAAGAAACCGCCAAGTGGAAGCCGCAGCTCGACTGGTACAAAGAGCGACTGAAAGGCAAAAAGGTCTGCCTGTGGCCGGGCGGCTCCAAACTGTGGCACTGGGCTTACGCCATCCAGGAAGAGATGGGCCTCGATGTGGTCTCGGTTTACACCAAGTTCGGCCATCAGGGCGATATGGAAAAAGGGGTATCGCGCTGCGGCGAAGGCGCTCTGGCCATTGACGACCCCAATGAGCTCGAAGGACTTGAAGCCCTGGAGATGTTGAAACCGGACATTATCTTTACCGGCAAACGTCCGGGTGAAATGGCCAAAAAAGTCAATGTCCCCTATCTCAATGCCCACGCCTACCATAACGGTCCCTGGAAAGGCTGGGAGGGCTGGGTGCGTTTTGCCCGCGATATCTACAATGCCATCTACTCGCCCATCCACCAGATGGCGTTAGTGGACATCAGCCAGGATGAGATTCCCCTCGATCAGGGATTCCTCACCCGGCGCATGCTGTCGGACAAAAATCTGCCCGAAGAGATCACCACCTCGACCACGCTTTCGGAATATACCGGCAACTACGACATCATCGCCGATCTGCGCAATAAAACCTATCCCGAGTTTCCCATGACCTCGGACGAAGCTGTCAAAGCAGCGGTCTGAGCAAGGAGTCAGTCTATGGCCACCCATAAAATAAACAATATGGCGGAGCGCAAGTACGAAAAAGTTTACACCAGCGATCCGCTCGCCAAAGTCGATGCGGACACTAAGGAGAAAATCGGCGCTCTGGAACACTACATCATGAAGCACTGCCTGTGGCAGTTCAATTCCCGCGGCTGGGACCGGCGTAAACAGAACGCCGGCATCCTCGGCAAAACCACCCAGCTGCTGTGCGGAGAAGAAGTTGAGAACGCCACGCCCCAGGAAAAGTGCTATTGGACGGATGCCGTCATGCTGCAGCGCGCCTACCAGGAGCGCTGTCCCTGGATCAATGAAATGTCCAGCGAAGAGATCAAGACGCTGATGCAGCTGTTGAATGCGCGCCTGGACTGGACCCTCATCGACGGCTCCCTCAACCTCGAACTGACCGTCGTTAACTACTAAAAAGCACTATGCATTTAAGATAAAGGAGTCCGTCATGAGTTGCGAAATAATGGAAAAAAGCCGTGTCGGCACAATCAATCCGATTTTTACCTGCCAGCCCGCCGGAGCGCAGTTTGCCAGCATCGGCATCAAAGACTGTACCGGCCTCGTTCATGGCGGCCAGGGTTGTGTCATGTTTGTGCGACTGATCTTCTCCCAGCACTACAAAGAGAGCTTTGAGCTTGCTTCGTCCTCCGTCCATGAAGACGGTGCCGTGTTCGGCGCCTGCCATCGGGTGGAAGAAGGGGTCGACGTGTTGCTGATGCGCTATCCGCACATCAAAATCATTCCGATCATCAGCACCTGCTCCACCGAAATCATCGGCGACGATATTGACGGCGTCGTCCGCAAGCTAAACGAGGGCTTGCTCAAAGAGAAATATGCCGACCGGGAAGTCCACCTGATCCCGATTCACACTCCCAGCTTCGTCAACAGCATGATCGGCGGCTATGACATCGCGGTGCGCGATTTCGTCAAGTACTTTGCCACCAAAGGGAAGCCGAGCGGCAAACTCAACCTGATGACCGGCTGGGTCAACCCCGGCGACGTCAAAGCGCTCAAGCACCTGCTCAAAGAGATGGATATCGATGCCACCGTGCTGTTTGAAATCGAGAGCTTTGATTCGCCGCAGATGCCGGACGGCAGCGCCATTTCCCACGGCAGTACGACCATCGATGATCTGCGCGGCACCGCCAACGCTGTCGGCACCCTCGCCCTCAACCGCTATGAGGGCAGCAAAGCGGCACAATGGCTGGAGAAGGAATTTGACCTGCCGACCATCATCGGACCGACCCCCATCGGCATCCGCAACACCGACATCTTTTTAAAAAACCTAAAAACATTGACGGGCAAGCCGATCCCCCGGTCGCTGGTTGAAGAACGGGGCCGCGCCATCGATGCCCTGACCGACCTCACCCACATGTTCTTCGCTGGCAAAAAGGTCGCCAT
This is a stretch of genomic DNA from uncultured Desulfuromonas sp.. It encodes these proteins:
- the anfK gene encoding Fe-only nitrogenase subunit beta: MSCEIMEKSRVGTINPIFTCQPAGAQFASIGIKDCTGLVHGGQGCVMFVRLIFSQHYKESFELASSSVHEDGAVFGACHRVEEGVDVLLMRYPHIKIIPIISTCSTEIIGDDIDGVVRKLNEGLLKEKYADREVHLIPIHTPSFVNSMIGGYDIAVRDFVKYFATKGKPSGKLNLMTGWVNPGDVKALKHLLKEMDIDATVLFEIESFDSPQMPDGSAISHGSTTIDDLRGTANAVGTLALNRYEGSKAAQWLEKEFDLPTIIGPTPIGIRNTDIFLKNLKTLTGKPIPRSLVEERGRAIDALTDLTHMFFAGKKVAIYGNPDLVIGLAEFCIDLEMKPALLLLGDDNAFYKDDPRLLALKENVDWEMEVVTNADFWEMEDRIKNQGLELDLIMGHSKGRFIAIDNQIPMLRVGFPTYDRAGMYRHPVVGYEGATWLAEQMANVLFTDMEYKKNREWILNMW
- the anfD gene encoding nitrogenase iron-iron protein, alpha chain, with translation MPYHEFECSKVIPERRDHAVIKGKGEDLTSCLPKGYLNTIPGTISERGCAYCGAKHVIGTPMKDVIHISHGPVGCTYDTWQTKRYISDNDNFQLKYTFATDVKEKHIVFGAEKLLKQNIIEAFKAFPERKRMTIYQTCATALIGDDISAIADEVMEELPGVDIFVCNSPGFGGPSQSGGHHKINIAWINQKVGTLEPEITSDYVINYVGEYNIQGDQEVMLDFFNRMGIQVLSTFTGNGKYDDLRCMHRAHLNVLECARSAEYICDELRERYGIPRLDIDGFGFRALGDSLRKIGLFFGIEDRAEKIIAEETAKWKPQLDWYKERLKGKKVCLWPGGSKLWHWAYAIQEEMGLDVVSVYTKFGHQGDMEKGVSRCGEGALAIDDPNELEGLEALEMLKPDIIFTGKRPGEMAKKVNVPYLNAHAYHNGPWKGWEGWVRFARDIYNAIYSPIHQMALVDISQDEIPLDQGFLTRRMLSDKNLPEEITTSTTLSEYTGNYDIIADLRNKTYPEFPMTSDEAVKAAV
- the anfG gene encoding Fe-only nitrogenase subunit delta — translated: MATHKINNMAERKYEKVYTSDPLAKVDADTKEKIGALEHYIMKHCLWQFNSRGWDRRKQNAGILGKTTQLLCGEEVENATPQEKCYWTDAVMLQRAYQERCPWINEMSSEEIKTLMQLLNARLDWTLIDGSLNLELTVVNY